In one window of Leifsonia sp. NPDC080035 DNA:
- a CDS encoding DNA-binding protein has translation MYVITADQVGSRTRPDIVGAVQSALGERFGDHLALPVDRNAGDELQALTGHAATALDIVLDLTRSGEWSVGLGIGTVRLPLPRNTREATGDAFVAARSAVTRAKRSATRFASESVAEPRSAEDVEALLGLLLTIRSTRSAAGWELYDLVTSGLTQAEAGARLGITPQSASDRARAAGLRAELAARPALTRLLESADAAQAAGDEDADRPTEDG, from the coding sequence ATGTACGTGATCACCGCGGACCAGGTCGGAAGCCGCACTCGGCCCGACATCGTCGGCGCCGTCCAATCGGCGCTCGGCGAGCGCTTCGGCGACCACCTGGCGCTGCCGGTCGACCGGAACGCCGGGGACGAGCTGCAGGCCCTCACCGGGCACGCCGCGACGGCCCTCGACATCGTCCTCGATCTCACCAGGAGCGGCGAGTGGAGCGTGGGGCTAGGGATCGGAACGGTGCGCCTCCCCCTGCCCCGGAACACCAGGGAGGCCACGGGGGACGCGTTCGTCGCCGCCCGCTCCGCCGTCACGCGCGCCAAGCGCAGCGCCACCCGGTTCGCGAGCGAGAGCGTCGCCGAGCCCCGATCCGCCGAGGACGTGGAAGCGCTGCTCGGCCTCCTGCTCACCATCCGCTCCACGCGCAGCGCCGCCGGCTGGGAGCTCTACGACCTGGTCACCTCCGGGCTCACCCAGGCCGAGGCCGGAGCGCGCCTCGGCATCACCCCGCAGTCGGCCAGCGACCGGGCACGGGCCGCCGGCCTGCGCGCCGAGCTGGCGGCCCGCCCGGCCCTGACTAGGCTGTTGGAGAGCGCCGACGCCGCCCAGGCCGCCGGCGACGAGGATGCCGACCGACCCACGGAGGACGGATGA